The DNA segment taaaaatCTCTATTCATCCAATAGATACTCTCAATAACTATTAAGTATTCGAGACTATCTTTCATCTGTCTTTAATCCTTAGAAGTCGAGAGCCCTACAACTGAGCACAGTTTTGTTACAACCTCAGTCGCACACTGTTCCTTGTTATCCCTCGATAATATGGCTAGAAACACTCAAATATTAGATGAATAACTCAGAAAACTCTGTTGCATGCACTTAGGTATGAGAATCTCAATTCTATGTTAacttatgtgtttaaattaaaatttttttcaaccaatatttttgtgatttttatttataaattatgtaaataaaacacaataaaatattgttttgacatgattttttttatagtttcTAATTTTCTAATTTGTAATCATTTTTTCCAACAAATGTTTTCTTCTGATTTACATTTATAAATtactttaataaaacatgataaaagatCATTACGATAAGAATATGACAAAATAAAATGGTACGATTAAATAGATATTTGTAAGAATTTAgtatttcaaatcttttaattttatttaaaaaaacatgttTTTATCTAAATTGGTTAATATGAGTAATTAACAtgaattgtgttttttttttcaaaagccgTCTGTTGTGGCGATGGGTTAGACAAACCCCTACCCATTTATTGATGAAGAAAACATAAATACATGCAAGAGAGGAGACTAGACGAAAACCTCTCAAGATGACTACAATTACAATAATGAAACCAAGAATAACCAAAAAGCCAGAACTAATTAAGAGTTATAAAATTTTGAGGAAGTACGATTTAAGGTAGACCAAATGTGAAACCCCTGTCCCACATGGCAAaaatgaaaactttaaaatgagTTTGAAATGgactacaatggacttctatagcaatttgagttaataattttcattaaagcgaggacgaataaGAAATAGTTGCTATAGGGGTCCATTGTACAGTCGCGCAAGCGCAGGCCTATGCCCGACGCGTGAAAAATGGTACCGGAGCCGGTCACCTGCAGAAACCATGGGAAATAATTGCTATATGGGGTAAAGTGCTTCGTGCGTGGGAGCCACCTTTTAAACctataggagccacctctagattccCGGTGTTGGTGGATCGGTTACGCCGCGAGGACGTCGCGTTCTGAAGGAAAGGTGATTACGAGACCCCTGTCCCACATGAGAAAATAAAagctttaaaatgagtttaaatgAGCTACAATGCACTTCTATatcaacttgggttaatcattttcgtaaagcgaggatgaatacgaagtagttgctataggggtTCATTGTGCAGTCGTGCAAGCGCGAGCCTGAGCCTGAGGTGTGACACCAAACATGAAATGtagaaatttaatattattgttgttatcttttgttgagttaattaattttatagtaggtctcttgtgagacggtctcacggaTCTTTATCCTTTAGACCGCTCAATCTTGctcatatttaaaaataaaaataatacttttgacattaaaattaataatttttcataggTGATCTAAATAAGAAATCAATTTCACAAAGTTGGCTAGTGAGATTGTCTTACTAgagtttttgttttatttttgttttgaattttaattactCAATCACATGTGTTTCCCCATGTGCAATACACGTGCGCTTTTTctagttatttttaaatacattGTAGGtgccaaataattaaaatttgattaatttAGTGACtttcgataaaaaaaaaatgaccaaaatctttaaaaaaaatcctagTTATTGTACTGAGACCAAACTTTGAAAAGTTATCGGATTAAAACAAAAAACAGgactaaaattgtaattttctctaatatttattttgtaaaattttgatttttttaaacaatTGGTTATTTTATGTAGTAagttttctttaaatttttacaattagattttgaaatttaaatcatatattggCGATAGTTTGTTAATATGTgtttaaatcaaaatattataattatgtgtttggaatttttatttaattattttgttgatGTATTTAGTTTGAACTAGTAAAAATCACGTGCGATGCACATGGAAACACCTTTTGTTGTCGATAAGCCTTGTAAATTAAATTAGTTGAGATAAAAAGATATTAACATGCAGTTAATTAATGATTTTCatggtaataatatatattctttgaaagaaaaaaactaTTACATGTCTTAATGATgaaatcaatatatataatcTTAAACATTGCatctaataaaaatatttgcaacatTTTCAATCAATGAAACACTTGCAGTTTCAATGTTTGTATCATTATGGTCATCATTATTCTATATCTAcattaacagtttagaataagacattatcaataacttatgtaaatttataaatatagtgtttaatgtagttttaccttgacacaatattgatattgaaacttATGTAATTATTACAGCTCGgattttcattgttttgttGATTAAATATCCTGAGAAATTATGACATGCATGCTTCGTACCatgaatttgttttattttctatcTCATGTATGTATGTCTTGAAGcaatatgatttattatttatttgttaataagtgatgtacgttaatcaaattaaattaaattaaatatttattttgtaatttttttattttatatgttGATTACTTATTTTGTAGCTATGGtttatggaaaaaaaaattgatatagaTTATGCATTCTAaacattaatttaaattattgcgtcaaatatttttttcttttatattttggatttttctctctttcacgatttttttcataccatgCGTTTTTTATCTCTATGAAAGAATCAATATTATCACATTTAATAAAAATTCTTGTTATGCTATCTTCATCAATCATTTGCATTTTCGTAtcgttatattttattatttttttagacgGTCTCtttttatactaaaaatatCTACTTTCAAAACtaacaataatttcatcattcCCAACTGCATTCTGGTATGTCATTGTCTTCtattacttgtatgtcaatATCGTTAACGATCAATGTATTTGTTTGACATCGTCTTTTCTTcttaatttcttattttttgaaATCTACTGATCTCTTTTAACTTACAATGCTCTCGCTTCTGAAattttttgattgaattttgaatgtcTTTAATTACAAATGTTAGCATTCCATCTTTTATTTCAACAATTTTGTCTATTATGAGAGTAAATACATATATTCTTTATTTGGTGTATCTAATATTATTGTATATCGAAGTGTTGTCGtcctatatataaaatatattttattaataattgctAATCCTTATGTAGTATttgtaagaaatttttttatagataTATCTTGATCATGGATCGAATCGATATAATGTTCAACACTGCAACGAATAAAAACATTTGCAACGTATTTGAACTATGTAAATGTTGCAATTTCAGTGTCATAATTTATTGTCATCGTTTTTCTATATTTACATTAACAGTTTAAGATAGTTCAATGAATCATGTAAACTTATAAATATAATGTTTAAATGCAGTTAACTTGACACAATATTAATATCGAAGCTCATCCAGTTATTACACCTCGAGTTTTCCATTGTTTGTTGATTGATCTTGAGCAATTATGACATGCTTCATGTCATTGATTTgccttatttttttttattatcttatgtatatatgcCTTGAAGCAATATAAttcattatatattttttaataattaatatacattaaatcaaattaaatccgAATTTTGTAATTTCCTATCTCATGTTCTATAaatgtatttataaaatatttactcaaatgataaaatattcaaatttttgcTCGTGAAAcgataaaaataaattgaaataataaataatattgtaCTTTTTCTAGATTATTAATATGATTGAGAATTTTCATCAAGGTAATTTTTTTCATGATAAagttttaatttgatttgagACATGTCATGCATCCATAAttcttctaaatttttttttcgaagTTATTGCCTAGCCCATAGTAGATTgattgacatatatatatatatatacatatatatatatatatatatatttatagacgtAAATAATTAAaggaaataatattaatattgttAAGTAATTTAAGTTTTGATGATGACAGCCAATAGACATAACTGATCTAAAATCAGCAGACAAAATCAGTGGACAATAACAGTAGTAAAGGAAAGTATAATCAATCTCAGATGAAATCAACAACCACATAAGATAATATCAGTATACTGTAATATGAGATATTAGGAGTACTATATCTTCAGTAGGCACCTTATTTATTAGCCGTTCTAATATTTAGTACATCACATTTAATACATCGTATCGAAAAATTTATTGCGCATATATTGGTCATTCCTATGAAAGATATGATAAGCTAAGTAGATCGTTAgacttttttcttgtagtgaaagTCTACCTTTTGATACAGGTATATTAAATGAGAGTCTTAAACATCCGCTATCaaatatctatctatctatcttcAAGTCTCCTACAAAATAATCGAAAACACTCTTGCACAATCAAATCGATCTATTAGATTCTCAGATCATATTTGTGCCTACTGCTATTTGTTGTAAAATTCTTTAAGAGTGAAAGTGTTGTAATATTCTGAGAGAAAGTCTTCTTTCAGAAGTCATTCGTGTGCTGTATTTTGTTTACGTGAGTTCTAAGAGTTATAGTAGGCAGAGATAAGTTCTACTGAATTGGGTTTGTACAAGTTTGTGTACTTATCAGATCTTCTAGTGATACCTTATGAAAACaaaagaaggggagacgtagaaggttTTATCATTCGAACTTCCAGAAAAAAATCTGCTTGGATTTCTCTATTTCATCTTTCAGCTTCAACAAACTTAATAGTCTATTTTCCGCACTATTTCAGTAGACTACTGCTATTTCTTAGTGCATGAGATTCGTCTGCATTGCTGTTAACATCAGTACCAGGCCCTTGCCAAACAAAAAATAAGAGTGTTCATTCACCTTTTCCCCTCTTTTCTCTCTAAACACTCCTTATcgattctaaaaaatattatagttttgttaaaaaaaaaatgaagatatCTGTACTGAGATGTTGGCGGCATTTGGCAAAACTTTACCAATGTCGGATGCTATAATACTTGGGGAATTATTTGCTATCCGGGAAGGTCTCAAAGTTGCTTGCTCAAGAGGATTTCATAGAATTCAGATTCACTTTTGGCAGTACAAGCAGTTACGGAGCCTTTAGTGATGTAAGTTACGCTGGTTCATATGCTTTAGAGATAGAGGCTCTATGCTCTAGTTTTAATAGTATCTTTTTTTCCCACGCTAGGAGGACAACTAATGAAGAAGTAGCCCACTCTTTAGAAAAATTTGTTCATTCTTCACCAATACCCTTTTTGTGGATGTGTGGGAATTTTTATTTGTAGTTGGAGCGACTTGTAACCCGTGATACTCTTTAATAAAGTCTTACAAGTTtccaactaaaaaaaaattttgtaaagatttatttacaaaaatttaaaaaatttaccttcattatttttaagttacagAAAGTCATAACCGGTTTATCAATCTCCAACTcttgtaaaaatattaattcGTTAATTGTAGTATCATCTCATAAATAATTGCCATAGTTTTTATCTTTTATGAGGAAGAAAAATAGTTTCGTTAATTGAAAGATCATCCTATAAAtaattgttatattttttaacatttatgatgaggaaaaaatagttaaaattttaaatttcaatgtTTACATCTCAATAGGTTTTTACACAAATTTTGCGAACGTTGTTGTTTTGAGCTGAACATTTCATATTATTAGTCATAAGAAGAAGTAGTAAGTAAtgctaataaataatttttgtaaagatttattataaaaaattaaaaaatttaccttCAAACATGTACTTTTAAGTTACAGAAAGTTATAACTGGTTTATCCATCTCCagcacttttaaaatatttcttcGTTAATTGCAAgatcatctcataaaataattgttataATTTTTAGCTTTTACGAGGAGAAAAAAtagctaatttttttaattttaacttttacatatatgatatatgtgtgtCGGTGtgttttttctttattattttagattaaaacttgactccacttgaatttatttatttaaacaccgatgtgtaatttaattaatatagatTTAATAATGTTTACaaatatgatattttgatatatttatgaactcattatataattatttagttaaatagatcattacacaaattaaaatacacAGAAATGTCAAAACTCAACCCAACCCGTCAATCCGACACGAGTCGACCCAAAAAATATCAGGTTAGGATTGCGGGTTTTTGGGTTCGGGTCGAATCGAGTTGACCCGAAAGCTAACCCGAAAAAATTAATCGGATTCGGGTTGGGTTTGGGTCAACCCGGGTTGACCCGATATGACCctaaacttttaattattattattatttttatataaaatttaaaaaaattaccatATTTTTATACgttgtatgtttgaaaaaaaattattgtatattgatataatagatttacgtcatttaatgtttattttgtacaatttttattttttaaaataattttttatttttttgtcataaatatactttaaattttctacaactaaaatttcaaatttaaattatatataatcttagatttgttattatgtgattatattaaatattactattattattataattgaaatttaaaattttagttgtagaaaaattaaagtatatttatgacaaaaaaaacaatattttaattattatgtgttttgaatatttatttaattattttattaaaaaataataaataaaatcggATTGGTTCGAGTTGATCGGGTTAGTCGGGTTAGTCGGGTTCGGGCTTGGGTTGGGTATTTTCGGGTTGGTTCAGGTTCGGgttgagaaattttttaaaattattttcgtCAACCCGACTAATTGACTcccctaaaaatatataagatttttttgttgaaaaaaccTGTTAATTACatttacaaacaaataaaaacgaAAGTATTTTGGAGTTGAAACTGGATAAAtatcactttatctacaagaaaataaaaaaatcttttgttatttcaatctttttgaaAGTGAAACTTTATTTAATATGCACACATTTTGTTaattttgaccttatcataataattgattttacaaaaatatccTTACATAATTTATCAAGTGTGCACAAACCAAAGACAAAATTGAGAATACACAATGAAAAACTTTGACCTTGATGAACATTTGTGTAGGAAATGATATTGGGAGTTTCGTAATGGTTAGTTTGAGCATTTGGGCCCGAGGGAAATAGGGTGGTTTTTGGAGGAAAAAGATTGGATAGAGGGTTATTTGGGCAGATTTTCTTTTGTGTGATGTTAGGGGTGTTCATTTGCATTGCAGGTGACACCAACCACCACCGTATGGCCATATCAAATTCATTGTCGATCCCGCAGTTAATAATATATTGACTTGGATTTTTTTGGTGATTGCGAGGTCATGTAATTTATGCAGGTATTCCCGACACATTCTCCGGCACAAGTTTGCGTCGTGAAAGAGGGAGTGCTTGTGGaccaaaacaaattttatatataaaaaatataaaaaaaagtgCATGCTAATATAATCTGATTGCCACAGTATTCCACATATTTTACACTTGATCCGCCTCTGCACCATTCTCTCCACACTACACACACTGAGACAATGGAACTATCTCATCTCGTTTCCATTTCATGACGACGAATCGCCAACAGATAGTTCTGTACACGTGACAAAAGAAAAAATGTGATGACTCGGGGAGGAGTGGTGCTACAGCTTCACTTGGACTGCACTTCAATCGCGGTTCGGGTTTGAGATGAGAACCTTCACTCCGTTTGTAAAGGGTTATGACGAGGAGCCTGCGCCTGCTAGTGAGAAACGTAGAGAGTTACTTGTTTGATTGCGTGATACGGTTGCTTTAGTCGCCATTCTTTCTGCTTACGGCTCAATGGTCTCCCCTTTGCAGAAGGTTCTCTATTTTCCTTTACATCGGCCAACTTCCATATGCAGCATCCCGATTCGGCTTCTATGGAGTCGAGAAAGTATACACCACTCTTTTCCGGGCAGCTGGCATCTGAATTTTCAACGTAGCTGACCACCATTGGCATATCTCTGAACCTGGACAAGTCATCAGGTACTTTAAGGAGCCGCTCTGCGCCAGGACTCGACACCTTCAGAAGTAAAGAAAGATGAATCAgcagaaaactcgacaagattCAGCTGCATATTGCAATTCTGAAAAGAATGGAGGGGACGGTGTTACTTCAAGGGCCAAATCGTCGGGTATCTCTCCTGTCACACCTGCTTCATCCAATTTTTTCTTGTAGTCACGACTGAACGATTCAATCTCATCCATGCCAGGGCACCCATACCTGATTAGGCAGACAACAGTAGAAAATGAACTCAAACGAATCAACTTATCCTCTGAAAATCAAAATGGGAAACAGAGGTTGTCCAAACAACTAACAAAGTTTCTTGCGCGAACATCATGATCAAAATCCGCCACAACAACTTATGCCAACCAGCCAAATTATTAAACGAAAACGTGAAACGAGTACCAAAGTACGCTCGTATAATCAAGTGGGGGACAAAAAACATAAAGCTTGTGCTGGACAAAAGCCTTACTCATGTGAAAGTTTGTCCAGTCTCACATAAATGTACCCTCGAGGAGAGGTTTTGAATGCATAGAGCTCCATATCTTCACCTAACTGCTCTAGAACACTATGGGCTATAGTTAGAACTCTTTCACCCCAAGGGCAATTTTCCAGCATTACTCCGCCACCATCACCGCCATCGCCAACCTAAACTTCGAGATAATAAGATCATTGATCAACTAATAATTGACGTGAATAGTGAAATATGtaatttcgaaaaaaaaaaaaaacaatacttTGGGCTCAGCTTCATCCTCTTCTTCCCATAAGTCAATTGGTTCCACCTCTCCACTAGAATCCTCTAAAGCTTCACACAATCATAAACCGACCAGAGCAAAAGTACCATTAAAATGTGAAATGTAGAAAAGGAAATATTAGGGTGAAAATGCTGAAAGATGGTCCAAGATTAGAGGATAAtcgaaattttatttaatttaaagcatcataaacaattttttaatCTGCTGAAAAGTTCAAAAAACCAATGATTTTCAGCAGTCGAATGAAAACTACACTATAACATTCACTTCCCTCTCAATGACTCACTCTCAAAGAGAACAAAAGCCA comes from the Henckelia pumila isolate YLH828 chromosome 1, ASM3356847v2, whole genome shotgun sequence genome and includes:
- the LOC140875410 gene encoding uncharacterized protein; this translates as MRNNINVDTIHRFLNHRAFKKFYTRNLPTPANKIAAGLYRSFSTFETPRISLKPITHFHSLASFRYFSSVEEETSPTSVGALEDSSGEVEPIDLWEEEDEAEPKVGDGGDGGGVMLENCPWGERVLTIAHSVLEQLGEDMELYAFKTSPRGYIYVRLDKLSHEYGCPGMDEIESFSRDYKKKLDEAGVTGEIPDDLALEVSSPGAERLLKVPDDLSRFRDMPMVVSYVENSDASCPEKSGVYFLDSIEAESGCCIWKLADVKENREPSAKGRPLSRKQKEWRLKQPYHAIKQVTLYVSH